The region CGTCAAAAATCGGCATAATGTACTGCTGCATGCACCgctgcacgtcgtccagcgtcACAGAGCTggcctgctggagcagTCGCTTGCCCCGGCCCCGGCCCATGCGCTTCAAGCGCACATCGACAAAGCTCTCGagggccgcggcgccgaccGTGCCTTCCGCATCTGCGATGCTAAAGTGCAGACTCGACTTGGCCGATTCCAGCATCGTTTCGTCGAATGCCACGCGCGACCcatcgtccagcggcgtgccatacgcaagcgcctcgatgaCTTTGCGGCCCTCGCTAAAGGCCTTGGCAGCGTTGGGCGCGCGGTACAGAATAAAGTGGATCTGCTCCGACTCGGCGTCGTTTCGGATCGATGCGCCGTACGCCAGACCGGCACCACGGATATAGCGCCAGAGGAATGATTCCATTGCATTGAGGATCGTGAGGGTAATGACAAGCGGCGCATAGTCTGGGTCCCTGTAGCCACAAAGACCATGCGACGTGAACACGGCATACGAGCTTTCAATCGCAGGCAGCGCACACATCCGGCCCTCCCGCTGCGGCTTTTTGCCCAGCTCCGTGGACACGTCCTTGCCCCATGGCAGAGGACAAAGCTGGGTGGCAGAGCCTGGCGGCAgacacgcgcgccatggctcTACCGGGTGGGGAATGTCGAAAATGTTGCCCGCCACGCTgatgcgcacatgctcCGGTTGCaagagcgatgcgcgaaTGGTGTTGAGGTGTTCGATGACCTGCGTGGGATCGTcttgcagcgcatcgaccaTGTCTGGtacgcgctgcgcctgaCGCAAGATCGTGTTGGCCTCACACGAAGAGTGTGTGTTGGAGTAGAGCATAGAGCGAGACAGCGACCAAGCCACCATACGCCCATCGCGCTTTTGTTCCGGAAGGGACTGGGCGAGCTTGGCTGCTGCTACACGAACGCGCTCAGGAGCGAATTcgctgcgccacagcaAGTCGTATACCCAAGATACGACCTTGGCGTagtgcgctgcaggcgcttTGAGCTCAATCGCCACCGATTCCGAGAAGCTCGAGCCGATACCGATGGCAGCATCGTACTCGAGCACATCCtcatcgagctgcttgacCACGTCTTCGTACGCGAGCCATTCCCCATTTTGGCGCCGAATCGGCAGGGAGAAGACCATGGACAGGTATAAGGTAAGATaggcacgcagctcagGCGGCACACTGTCGGTGCCGATCACGACAGATACAAGGACAAACTTGGAGGGAATGTGGTCGAATTGGATAGAAAAAGGCGGGGCCGGTGCATCGCCATCAATGTGGGCttgcaggcgctcgtcatcgGGCGTGGCAGCTTCATACAAGGGTTCTTGCTCCGTCGTACGCGGGCCACAGGCAGCGGTTGATACCTTGATCCATTCGATCGTATCGCTCGAGGGAATGGGGAACGAGTCGAGCATGTTGGGCGGAATCGGCACGTCGTTCTCCTGGCGGGCATGCTGGAGTTTTTGATCGCATTCATGTGCGCCTCGTTCGCCCCATGCCTCGCGACGTTGGGCGACGCGGCCTTGTGTCTCGTCCTTGAGTCGTGTGACAAGCGATGCAGATGGTCGGCCTACTACGACGAGGCGTGGGTTGTCGATAAAGTAGCGACGGAGTACGTCGAGCCATGCCTCGTTTGTGAACTTGTCCAGAGCGTCGAAGCGGCTCATATCATCGAGCGTCGTAGCAAGACCTTGGCCGTCCCTCTTTCCGTACAAAAAGTCGTGGATGAGCACGTCGGCAAAGCAGTCAGCTGGGCGCATTTCCAGTTGACTCAGTAAACGTATGCGTTCGCGAGACAGCACCGTCTTCATGCGAGTCATGTCGATGCCCTCGGCaaggacgcggcgcagcagctgatcTAGATGACCATCAagctcgtccagctggGACGAAGGCACACCACTGAACCAGGCAGACAGGACCGACTTGCCTGCACGCTCGCTGTTGCCAAAGTACACATCGGTGCTCAGAggctcgtcgcgctcgacaaaTTCGCGCTGCACTGGACTCACTGGCGAGTCCGTCAAATACGTGCTCAGGACATCTAGGGCATGCAGCTCCAGATTCTCTTCCAGCGTTGGGCCGATCCACGAGACCTGTACTTCGCCGATACTCTCGTCACGCTCGGGAAACTCGACAAACACGCGTCGGCGATGGGGATGAGCCGGCGGGTCAGCATCGTCCACGCCGTGACCAGCCAACACCGAGCCATCGATGACTGGTGGTATAGCGCTGCCTGTTTCGACAAAGGGTCGCTTCCAGCCAGCGGGGCCATGCtcgccatgcgccacgccaAGCTGAACGAACCGTtcgtcgatgccctgcAGGGTAGCAAAGAGTTTTTCGCGGTCAAGTGGACCACACAAGACAATAGCAGCATTGTGTGGCGCATAATACTTGGCATGGTACTGCCGGATCTCATCGATGGTCAGAACACGCAGGGCCGACATGAGACCGCCAGTTTCGCTCCGGTAGGCAGATGAGCGCGGGTacagcatgcgctgcgtcttGAGCTCCATTAAGTCAGCGCTCGAATTTTCGCGGCCCTGCATTTCAGAGTACACGACGCCCGCGTCTTCCAGCTTGCCATTGATATGGTATACTTCCGTGACAAATCCTGCATCTGTGAGTGTGGGGAAGAAGACGTGATCGCAGTACACAGGCAGCATACGCAGGAAACCATCGGACCCTGCTGTCGTGAGCGTGTAAGCTGTGTGATCGTTCGCTGTCCACGCGTTTGTTCCCTGAGCAAAGGCGCGGTTCGCAAGACTGTCGAGCACGCCCTTGTATGGATACTGCTGGCTTCCCAGGAACACCAGGTGTTCCAGCGTATGGGGCACACCGCTATCCGTGAAAATCTCTGAGGCCACTGTTATGTAGGCATTCAGCAATGGGTTGTCAAACTGCGCCCACAATACGGTCAGCCCCGAcgctgtgctgcgccatTTTTCCACTACGAGGTCCGGTGCATACGGCAGGGGTTCGCGCGCAAGGCGTCGGAACGAGCCTATGACCTCACTGTCCACGCTGGGTGCCATCGCGTGGTAGAAA is a window of Malassezia restricta chromosome III, complete sequence DNA encoding:
- a CDS encoding zinc metalloprotease, which produces MRQALCRFWTSFLYRRRFYHAMAPSVDSEVIGSFRRLAREPLPYAPDLVVEKWRSTASGLTVLWAQFDNPLLNAYITVASEIFTDSGVPHTLEHLVFLGSQQYPYKGVLDSLANRAFAQGTNAWTANDHTAYTLTTAGSDGFLRMLPVYCDHVFFPTLTDAGFVTEVYHINGKLEDAGVVYSEMQGRENSSADLMELKTQRMLYPRSSAYRSETGGLMSALRVLTIDEIRQYHAKYYAPHNAAIVLCGPLDREKLFATLQGIDERFVQLGVAHGEHGPAGWKRPFVETGSAIPPVIDGSVLAGHGVDDADPPAHPHRRRVFVEFPERDESIGEVQVSWIGPTLEENLELHALDVLSTYLTDSPVSPVQREFVERDEPLSTDVYFGNSERAGKSVLSAWFSGVPSSQLDELDGHLDQLLRRVLAEGIDMTRMKTVLSRERIRLLSQLEMRPADCFADVLIHDFLYGKRDGQGLATTLDDMSRFDALDKFTNEAWLDVLRRYFIDNPRLVVVGRPSASLVTRLKDETQGRVAQRREAWGERGAHECDQKLQHARQENDVPIPPNMLDSFPIPSSDTIEWIKVSTAACGPRTTEQEPLYEAATPDDERLQAHIDGDAPAPPFSIQFDHIPSKFVLVSVVIGTDSVPPELRAYLTLYLSMVFSLPIRRQNGEWLAYEDVVKQLDEDVLEYDAAIGIGSSFSESVAIELKAPAAHYAKVVSWVYDLLWRSEFAPERVRVAAAKLAQSLPEQKRDGRMVAWSLSRSMLYSNTHSSCEANTILRQAQRVPDMVDALQDDPTQVIEHLNTIRASLLQPEHVRISVAGNIFDIPHPVEPWRACLPPGSATQLCPLPWGKDVSTELGKKPQREGRMCALPAIESSYAVFTSHGLCGYRDPDYAPLVITLTILNAMESFLWRYIRGAGLAYGASIRNDAESEQIHFILYRAPNAAKAFSEGRKVIEALAYGTPLDDGSRVAFDETMLESAKSSLHFSIADAEGTVGAAALESFVDVRLKRMGRGRGKRLLQQASSVTLDDVQRCMQQYIMPIFDASTSVCAVSCSLSTAPSIRDALQAHGYVMNDVDMPGGASDASSDSASDSGSDA